Proteins encoded within one genomic window of Ranitomeya variabilis isolate aRanVar5 chromosome 4, aRanVar5.hap1, whole genome shotgun sequence:
- the GSK3A gene encoding glycogen synthase kinase-3 alpha isoform X1, translated as MSGGNRNRSDVFGDQNPSGAGKGPGGATGGASSVPAGFSAIKLGRDNGKVTTVVATPGQGPDRPQEVSYTDIKVIGNGSFGVVYQARLVDCGEMVAIKKVLQDKRFKNRELQIMRRLDHCNIVRLRYFFYSSGEKKDEVYLNLVLDFVPETVYRVARHFAKAKSMLPSIYVKVYMYQLFRSLAYIHSQGVCHRDIKPQNLLVDPDTAVLKLCDFGSAKQLVRGEPNVSYICSRYYRAPELIFGATDYTANIDIWSAGCVLAELLLGQPIFPGDSGVDQLVEIIKVLGTPTREQIREMNPNYTEFKFPQIKAHPWTKVFKPRTSPEAITLCSRLLEYTPDTRLSPLQACAHSFFDELRDPNARLPSGRELPPIFNFSSVELSIEPSLNTVLIPPHLHQTQLHGEGRTGSDRLKTSDVAELSTS; from the exons ATGAGCGGCGGCAACCGGAACCGGAGCGACGTCTTCGGTGACCAAAATCCGTCTGGAGCTGGGAAGGGTCCCGGAGGAGCTACGGGGGGCGCCTCCTCTGTGCCTGCGGGCTTCAGCGCCATCAAGCTGGGCA GGGACAATGGAAAAGTAACCACGGTGGTGGCCACTCCGGGTCAGGGGCCAGACCGTCCACAGGAAGTGTCCTACACGGACATAAAGGTCATTGGCAATGGCTCCTTCGGAGTGGTGTACCAGGCGAGGCTTGTGGACTGCGGAGAAATGGTGGCCATCAAGAAAGTCCTGCAGGACAAGAGGTTTAAG aaccgTGAACTTCAGATAATGCGCAGACTGGATCACTGTAACATTGTGCGTCTGCGGTACTTCTTCTATTCCAGCGGAGAGAAG AAGGATGAAGTTTACTTAAACTTGGTTCTGGATTTTGTCCCAGAAACAGTGTATCGCGTTGCACGGCATTTTGCAAAAGCCAAATCCATGCTGCCGTCCATCTACGTGAAG GTGTACATGTATCAGCTATTCCGAAGCCTGGCTTATATCCATTCTCAAGGCGTCTGCCACCGGGACATAAAGCCGCAGAACCTCCTGGTGGATCCCGACACAGCCGTGCTGAAGCTCTGTGACTTCGGCAG cgcgaAACAGTTGGTACGAGGAGAGCCGAACGTGTCCTACATCTGCTCACGATATTACCGGGCGCCCGAGCTCATATTCGGAGCCACAGATTATACTGCAAACATTG ACATATGGTCGGCAGGTTGTGTCCTGGCGGAGCTTCTCCTGGGCCAGCCGATCTTCCCCGGGGACAGTGGCGTTGACCAGTTGGTGGAAATCATAAAG GTGTTGGGAACTCCCACACGGGAACAAATCAGAGAAATGAATCCAAATTATACCGAATTCAAATTCCCACAAATCAAAGCACATCCCTGGACAAAG GTCTTTAAACCCCGCACCTCTCCGGAAGCCATCACGTTGTGCAGCCGGCTCTTGGAGTACACCCCAGACACCCGCCTCTCCCCTCTACAAGCCTGTGCACACTCCTTCTTCGATGAGCTCCGGGACCCCAATGCGCGTCTCCCGAGCGGCAGGGAATTGCCTCCCATCTTCAACTTCAGCTCTGTAG AGCTTTCCATCGAGCCCTCGCTGAACACCGTCCTCATACCTCCTCACCTGCACCAGACTCAGTTGCACG GTGAAGGGAGAACTGGATCAGACAGACTCAAAACCAGCGACGTAGCAGAACTGAGCACCTCCTGA
- the GSK3A gene encoding glycogen synthase kinase-3 alpha isoform X2 codes for MRAGRCSSHRLFKAQPNAPGRRTRKMFVQKNYREKRLHWDNGKVTTVVATPGQGPDRPQEVSYTDIKVIGNGSFGVVYQARLVDCGEMVAIKKVLQDKRFKNRELQIMRRLDHCNIVRLRYFFYSSGEKKDEVYLNLVLDFVPETVYRVARHFAKAKSMLPSIYVKVYMYQLFRSLAYIHSQGVCHRDIKPQNLLVDPDTAVLKLCDFGSAKQLVRGEPNVSYICSRYYRAPELIFGATDYTANIDIWSAGCVLAELLLGQPIFPGDSGVDQLVEIIKVLGTPTREQIREMNPNYTEFKFPQIKAHPWTKVFKPRTSPEAITLCSRLLEYTPDTRLSPLQACAHSFFDELRDPNARLPSGRELPPIFNFSSVELSIEPSLNTVLIPPHLHQTQLHGEGRTGSDRLKTSDVAELSTS; via the exons GGGACAATGGAAAAGTAACCACGGTGGTGGCCACTCCGGGTCAGGGGCCAGACCGTCCACAGGAAGTGTCCTACACGGACATAAAGGTCATTGGCAATGGCTCCTTCGGAGTGGTGTACCAGGCGAGGCTTGTGGACTGCGGAGAAATGGTGGCCATCAAGAAAGTCCTGCAGGACAAGAGGTTTAAG aaccgTGAACTTCAGATAATGCGCAGACTGGATCACTGTAACATTGTGCGTCTGCGGTACTTCTTCTATTCCAGCGGAGAGAAG AAGGATGAAGTTTACTTAAACTTGGTTCTGGATTTTGTCCCAGAAACAGTGTATCGCGTTGCACGGCATTTTGCAAAAGCCAAATCCATGCTGCCGTCCATCTACGTGAAG GTGTACATGTATCAGCTATTCCGAAGCCTGGCTTATATCCATTCTCAAGGCGTCTGCCACCGGGACATAAAGCCGCAGAACCTCCTGGTGGATCCCGACACAGCCGTGCTGAAGCTCTGTGACTTCGGCAG cgcgaAACAGTTGGTACGAGGAGAGCCGAACGTGTCCTACATCTGCTCACGATATTACCGGGCGCCCGAGCTCATATTCGGAGCCACAGATTATACTGCAAACATTG ACATATGGTCGGCAGGTTGTGTCCTGGCGGAGCTTCTCCTGGGCCAGCCGATCTTCCCCGGGGACAGTGGCGTTGACCAGTTGGTGGAAATCATAAAG GTGTTGGGAACTCCCACACGGGAACAAATCAGAGAAATGAATCCAAATTATACCGAATTCAAATTCCCACAAATCAAAGCACATCCCTGGACAAAG GTCTTTAAACCCCGCACCTCTCCGGAAGCCATCACGTTGTGCAGCCGGCTCTTGGAGTACACCCCAGACACCCGCCTCTCCCCTCTACAAGCCTGTGCACACTCCTTCTTCGATGAGCTCCGGGACCCCAATGCGCGTCTCCCGAGCGGCAGGGAATTGCCTCCCATCTTCAACTTCAGCTCTGTAG AGCTTTCCATCGAGCCCTCGCTGAACACCGTCCTCATACCTCCTCACCTGCACCAGACTCAGTTGCACG GTGAAGGGAGAACTGGATCAGACAGACTCAAAACCAGCGACGTAGCAGAACTGAGCACCTCCTGA